In Colletotrichum higginsianum IMI 349063 chromosome 1, whole genome shotgun sequence, one genomic interval encodes:
- a CDS encoding Filamentous hemagglutinin family outer membrane protein, whose product MLSRYGVISWLALSTLAAANPPAPPPAEQQQCEPKTETVVHTETVHVPTTVHETIHVTVPGEPKTVHVTVPGEKETVHVTVPGEKETVHVTVPTTIHQTVPTTIHEVQTIHQTVPVHVTVPTTIKETIHVTAPPQIVKETVHVTATITTERVKTERVVETQPPVHVTVTQTEEKKVVHTAVVTQSVPVTVVKTEKQEVLKTIIQTQSVPVTHVQTQIHTQTLVHTKVETQREVQTQTVVHTKIETKREVQTVPVTHTQTQTQIQTQVHTVPVTHVVTQERVVSVPVTVPVTKERVVTQDRPVTVPVTVPVHITKVEERVVTQTHVVTSVQQAAPVHVTQIVTKELPPVTREVTRVSHQLVTTTHLQTVVQTSVNNVRETVHVTLPPHTVRETVHVTLPPQVVKETIHVTQPPQVVKETVHVTQPPQIVKETVHITQPPQVVKETVHVTQPPQTVHVTQPPQVIHETVHITQTVSHCATTVAAPVLGHEPSPPPAAHPPAASLPPPAHEVTPPAHQTMAPVNPHEPAPPAHTPPPAEHVPAPAPPAHEAPVSVAPPAHLQPPPAMAVPVHMMPPAEAAPPVHPAPPAEAAPPAHQAPPAEVMPVHTPPAEAAPVHPPAEAPAHPMRMRFMRRT is encoded by the coding sequence ATGCTCTCGCGGTACGGAGTCATCTCGTGGCTTGCCCTCTCGAcgttggccgccgccaaccccccagcaccaccgccggccgAACAACAGCAGTGTGAGCCCAAGACGGAGACCGTCGTCCACACAGAGACCGTTCATGTCCCTACGACGGTACACGAGACGATCCACGTCACGGTGCCGGGAGAACCGAAGACGGTTCATGTTACGGTGCCCGGAGAGAAAGAAACCGTCCATGTTACGGTGCcgggcgagaaggagaccGTTCATGTGACGGTACCAACAACCATTCATCAAACCGTCCCGACGACGATCCACGAAGTTCAGACGATTCACCAGACCGTGCCCGTCCATGTAACTGTCCCGACGACGATCAAAGAGACCATCCACGTCACGGCACCGCCACAGATCGTCAAGGAAACCGTCCACGTCACGGCCACCATCACGACAGAACGCGTCAAGACGGAGAGGGTGGTCGAGACGCAGCCGCCGGTCCACGTCACCGTCACCCAGACCGAGGAAAAGAAGGTTGTCCACACGGCGGTCGTGACCCAGTCCGTGCCCGTGACTGTGGTCAAGACGGAGAAGCAGGAGGTTCTCAAGACCATCATCCAGACGCAGTCCGTCCCCGTCACCCACGTCCAGACGCAGATCCACACCCAGACGCTGGTGCACACCAAGGTCGAGACGCAGCGTGAGGTCCAGACCCAGACCGTCGTCCACACCAAGATCGAGACCAAGAGGGAGGTCCAGACCGTGCCCGTCACCCAcacccagacccagacccagaTCCAGACGCAAGTCCACACCGTCCCCGTCACCCACGTCGTCACGCAGGAGCgcgtcgtctccgtccccGTGACGGTCCCCGTCACCAAGGAGAGAGTCGTCACCCAGGACAGGCCGGTGACGGTGCCGGTGACGGTGCCGGTCCACATCACAAAGGTCGAGGAGAGGGTCGTCACCCAGACGCACGTCGTGACCTCGGTTCAGCAGGCGGCCCCCGTCCACGTCACCCAGATCGTGACGAAGGAGCTGCCGCCCGTCACCCGCGAGGTCACCAGGGTCTCGCACCAGCTCGTCACGACGACACACCTCCAGACGGTGGTGCAGACGAGCGTCAACAACGTCCGGGAGACGGTGCACGTCACGCTGCCTCCCCACACCGTCAGGGAGACCGTCCACGTTACCTTGCCGCCCCAGGTTGTGAAGGAGACGATCCATGTGACGCAGCCGCCTCAGGTCGTCAAGGAGACGGTTCACGTTACTCAACCACCCCAGATCGTCAAAGAGACCGTCCACATCACTCAGCCTCCCCAAGTTGTCAAGGAGACGGTCCACGTCACACAGCCTCCGCAGACAGTTCACGTAACCCAACCGCCTCAGGTCATCCATGAGACAGTCCACATCACTCAGACAGTAAGCCACTGCGCCACGACCGTGGCAGCCCCCGTCCTGGGCCATGAGCCCTCTCCTCCACCCGCAGCCCACCCGCCAGCGGCGTCACTGCCGCCTCCCGCTCACGAGGTTACCCCGCCGGCGCACCAGACAATGGCGCCGGTAAACCCTCACGAGCCCGCTCCTCCGGCCCATACCCCCCCACCAGCGGAGCACGTCCCCGCTCCGGCACCTCCGGCCCACGAGGCACCGGTCTCGGTGGCCCCTCCGGCACATCTTCAGCCTCCCCCGGCAATGGCTGTCCCTGTACATATGATGCCTCCCGCGGAGGCAGCGCCCCCCGTACACCCGGCCCCGCCGGCCGAAGCGGCTCCTCCCGCTCACCAGGCGCCGCCTGCAGAGGTGATGCCCGTGCACACACCTCCCGCCGAGGCCGCACCCGTCCACCCACCCGCTGAGGCGCCGGCCCACCCCATGAGAATGAGGTTCATGCGGCGGACGTGA
- a CDS encoding Cutinase: protein MRTKTTTAAAAVAGLFAATASAQNSTATCATGVHLIVARGSNEAPGSGRIGSVANGVVAAIPGSQIAPIDYPAAFENYNGSVAAGDEAMKTALVQYSSRCPDSKVALLGFSQGAQVAGDVLCGGTEDDESDQLDLDFVDTTPVPSSVVDQSVIAVILFGDPTHNASAPWNRGTSTRNGLFPRENVTACEAYASKIESYCDTGDIYCDVGNNTSVHGSYFANYTDDAVEFITAQFNASKHAANGSATPTPTGVPVSGAAASAPGLLASLAGLSMLAAYML from the exons ATGAGGACAAAGACTactaccgccgccgccgccgttgccggcctcttcgccgccacggcctcggcgcagAACTCGACGGCCACCTGCGCCACCGGCGTCCACCTCATCGTGGCCCGCGGCAGCAACGAGGCGCCCGGGTCCGGCCGCATCGGCAGCGTCGCCAACGGCGTCGTGGCCGCCATCCCCGGCTCCCAGATCGCGCCGATCGACTACCCGGCCGCCTTTGAAAACTACAACGGCtcggtcgccgccggcgacgaggccatgAAGACGGCGCTGGTCCAGTACAGCTCGCGGTGCCCGGACTCCAAGGTCGCCCTGCTGGGTTTCTCCCAA GGCGCGCAAGTCGCAGGCGATGTCTTGTgcggcggcaccgaggacgacgagagcgACCAGTTGGACCTGGACTTTGTCGACACGACACCTGTGCCCTCGTCAGTCGTCGACCAGAGCG tcatcgccgtcatcctctTCGGTGACCCGACGCACAACGCCAGCGCACCCTGGAACAGGGGCACCAGCACCCGCAACGGG CTCTTCCCCCGCGAGAACGTCACGGCCTGCGAGGCCTACGCATCCAAGATCGAGTCCTACTGCGACACGGGCGACATCTACTGCGACGTCGGCAACAACACCAGCGTCCACGGGTCCTACTTCGCCAACTacaccgacgacgccgtcgagttCATCACCGCCCAGTTCAACGCGTCCAAGCACGCGGCCAACGGCTCGGCCACCCCCACCCCGACAGGCGTGCCCGtctccggcgccgccgcctccgccccgGGCCTGCTGGCGTCCCTGGCCGGTCTGTCGATGCTCGCGGCTTACATGCTGTAA